A stretch of Bombina bombina isolate aBomBom1 chromosome 2, aBomBom1.pri, whole genome shotgun sequence DNA encodes these proteins:
- the ENC1 gene encoding ectoderm-neural cortex protein 1 isoform X2, which translates to MSVCLHENRKSRASTGSMNIYLFHKSSYADSVLTHLNLLRQQCLFTDVLLLAGNRSFPCHRAVLAACSRYFEAMFSGGLKESQANEVNFHNAIHPEVLELLLDYAYSSRVIINEENAESLLEAGDMLEFQDIRDACAEFLEKNLHPTNCLGMLLLSDAHQCTKLYELSWRMCLTNFQTICKTEDFMQLPKDLVVKLLSNEELETEDERMVYETAMNWINYDLNKRLCYLSELLETVRLALLPAIYLMENVAMEELIIKQKKSKELVEEAIRCKLKILQNDGVVTSLCAKPRKTGHALFLLGGQTFMCDKLYLVDQKAKEIIPKADIPSPRKEFSACAIGCKVYITGGRGSENGVSKDVWVYDTLHEEWSKAAPMLVARFGHGSAELKHCLYVVGGHTAATGCLPASPSVSLKQVEQYDPATNKWTMVAPLREGVSNAAVVSAKLKLFAFGGTSVSHDKLPKVQCYDPCENRWSVPATCPQPWRYTAAAVLGTQIFIMGGDTEFSACSAYKFNSETYQWTKAGDVTAKRMSCHAVASGNKLFVVGGYFGIQRCKTLDCYDPTLDAWNSITTVPYSLIPTAFVSTWKHLPS; encoded by the coding sequence ATGTCAGTCTGCCTACATGAGAATCGCAAGTCCAGAGCCAGCACTGGCTCTATGAACATTTATCTTTTCCACAAATCCTCCTATGCGGACAGTGTCCTAACGCACCTTAACCTCTTACGCCAACAATGTCTCTTTACGGATGTCTTACTCCTGGCAGGGAACAGGTCTTTTCCATGCCACAGAGCTGTCCTTGCTGCTTGCAGTCGTTATTTTGAAGCTATGTTTAGTGGTGGACTTAAAGAAAGCCAGGCAAATGAGGTAAATTTCCATAATGCCATCCATCCAGAAGTTTTAGAACTCCTCCTGGATTATGCCTATTCGTCTAGAGTCATCATCAATGAAGAGAATGCAGAATCCCTTCTAGAAGCTGGAGATATGTTAGAGTTTCAAGACATCAGAGATGCATGTGCTGAGTTCCTGGAGAAGAACCTTCATCCAACTAACTGTTTAGGCATGTTGCTGCTATCTGATGCTCATCAGTGCACTAAACTGTATGAGTTGTCTTGGAGAATGTGCCTAActaatttccaaaccatttgtaaGACAGAAGACTTCATGCAGCTGCCTAAAGATCTGGTGGTTAAGCTCTTATCCAATGAAGAGCTGGAAACTGAGGATGAGAGAATGGTGTATGAAACCGCAATGAACTGGATTAATTATGATCTAAATAAAAGGCTATGTTACCTATCTGAGTTGCTGGAAACTGTCAGATTAGCTCTATTACCAGCTATTTATCTTATGGAGAATGTAGCCATGGAAGAGCTTATCATTAAGCAGAAGAAAAGTAAAGAACTGGTAGAAGAAGCAATAAGGTGCAAATTAAAGATATTACAAAATGATGGTGTTGTTACAAGTTTGTGTGCCAAGCCTCGTAAAACTGGACATGCTTTATTTCTTCTAGGTGGACAGACTTTTATGTGTGATAAACTTTATCTTGTAGACCAAAAAGCAAAAGAGATAATACCCAAGGCAGACATCCCAAGTCCTAGGAAAGAATTCAGTGCTTGTGCTATAGGTTGCAAAGTTTACATCACTGGAGGCCGGGGTTCAGAAAATGGTGTTTCTAAGGATGTTTGGGTCTATGATACACTCCATGAAGAGTGGTCAAAGGCTGCCCCTATGCTTGTTGCAAGGTTTGGCCATGGCTCTGCTGAGCTTAAGCACTGCTTGTATGTGGTAGGAGGCCACACAGCAGCTACTGGGTGTCTCCCTGCCTCTCCCTCAGTGTCATTAAAGCAAGTTGAACAGTATGACCCAGCTACCAACAAATGGACAATGGTTGCTCCTCTACGTGAAGGTGTGAGCAATGCTGCAGTGGTCAGTGCAAAGCTTAAATTATTTGCATTTGGAGGAACTAGTGTGAGCCATGATAAGTTGCCCAAAGTTCAGTGCTATGATCCTTGTGAAAACAGGTGGTCAGTACCAGCCACTTGCCCCCAACCTTGGCGATACACAGCTGCTGCAGTTCTTGGAACACAGATCTTCATCATGGGTGGAGATACAGAATTCTCAGCTTGTTCTGCCTACAAATTTAATAGTGAAACCTATCAGTGGACTAAAGCAGGAGATGTGACTGCTAAACGAATGAGCTGTCACGCTGTTGCATCTGGTAATAAACTGTTTGTAGTTGGAGGCTATTTTGGGATCCAGAGATGTAAAACGTTAGACTGTTATGACCCAACTCTTGATGCTTGGAACAGCATAACTACAGTACCTTACTCCCTTATTCCTACTGCATTCGTCAGCACATGGAAACATCTCCCGTCCTAA
- the ENC1 gene encoding ectoderm-neural cortex protein 1 isoform X1, with product MHLPVSLEPLYIRVKKMSVCLHENRKSRASTGSMNIYLFHKSSYADSVLTHLNLLRQQCLFTDVLLLAGNRSFPCHRAVLAACSRYFEAMFSGGLKESQANEVNFHNAIHPEVLELLLDYAYSSRVIINEENAESLLEAGDMLEFQDIRDACAEFLEKNLHPTNCLGMLLLSDAHQCTKLYELSWRMCLTNFQTICKTEDFMQLPKDLVVKLLSNEELETEDERMVYETAMNWINYDLNKRLCYLSELLETVRLALLPAIYLMENVAMEELIIKQKKSKELVEEAIRCKLKILQNDGVVTSLCAKPRKTGHALFLLGGQTFMCDKLYLVDQKAKEIIPKADIPSPRKEFSACAIGCKVYITGGRGSENGVSKDVWVYDTLHEEWSKAAPMLVARFGHGSAELKHCLYVVGGHTAATGCLPASPSVSLKQVEQYDPATNKWTMVAPLREGVSNAAVVSAKLKLFAFGGTSVSHDKLPKVQCYDPCENRWSVPATCPQPWRYTAAAVLGTQIFIMGGDTEFSACSAYKFNSETYQWTKAGDVTAKRMSCHAVASGNKLFVVGGYFGIQRCKTLDCYDPTLDAWNSITTVPYSLIPTAFVSTWKHLPS from the coding sequence GAGTGAAGAAAATGTCAGTCTGCCTACATGAGAATCGCAAGTCCAGAGCCAGCACTGGCTCTATGAACATTTATCTTTTCCACAAATCCTCCTATGCGGACAGTGTCCTAACGCACCTTAACCTCTTACGCCAACAATGTCTCTTTACGGATGTCTTACTCCTGGCAGGGAACAGGTCTTTTCCATGCCACAGAGCTGTCCTTGCTGCTTGCAGTCGTTATTTTGAAGCTATGTTTAGTGGTGGACTTAAAGAAAGCCAGGCAAATGAGGTAAATTTCCATAATGCCATCCATCCAGAAGTTTTAGAACTCCTCCTGGATTATGCCTATTCGTCTAGAGTCATCATCAATGAAGAGAATGCAGAATCCCTTCTAGAAGCTGGAGATATGTTAGAGTTTCAAGACATCAGAGATGCATGTGCTGAGTTCCTGGAGAAGAACCTTCATCCAACTAACTGTTTAGGCATGTTGCTGCTATCTGATGCTCATCAGTGCACTAAACTGTATGAGTTGTCTTGGAGAATGTGCCTAActaatttccaaaccatttgtaaGACAGAAGACTTCATGCAGCTGCCTAAAGATCTGGTGGTTAAGCTCTTATCCAATGAAGAGCTGGAAACTGAGGATGAGAGAATGGTGTATGAAACCGCAATGAACTGGATTAATTATGATCTAAATAAAAGGCTATGTTACCTATCTGAGTTGCTGGAAACTGTCAGATTAGCTCTATTACCAGCTATTTATCTTATGGAGAATGTAGCCATGGAAGAGCTTATCATTAAGCAGAAGAAAAGTAAAGAACTGGTAGAAGAAGCAATAAGGTGCAAATTAAAGATATTACAAAATGATGGTGTTGTTACAAGTTTGTGTGCCAAGCCTCGTAAAACTGGACATGCTTTATTTCTTCTAGGTGGACAGACTTTTATGTGTGATAAACTTTATCTTGTAGACCAAAAAGCAAAAGAGATAATACCCAAGGCAGACATCCCAAGTCCTAGGAAAGAATTCAGTGCTTGTGCTATAGGTTGCAAAGTTTACATCACTGGAGGCCGGGGTTCAGAAAATGGTGTTTCTAAGGATGTTTGGGTCTATGATACACTCCATGAAGAGTGGTCAAAGGCTGCCCCTATGCTTGTTGCAAGGTTTGGCCATGGCTCTGCTGAGCTTAAGCACTGCTTGTATGTGGTAGGAGGCCACACAGCAGCTACTGGGTGTCTCCCTGCCTCTCCCTCAGTGTCATTAAAGCAAGTTGAACAGTATGACCCAGCTACCAACAAATGGACAATGGTTGCTCCTCTACGTGAAGGTGTGAGCAATGCTGCAGTGGTCAGTGCAAAGCTTAAATTATTTGCATTTGGAGGAACTAGTGTGAGCCATGATAAGTTGCCCAAAGTTCAGTGCTATGATCCTTGTGAAAACAGGTGGTCAGTACCAGCCACTTGCCCCCAACCTTGGCGATACACAGCTGCTGCAGTTCTTGGAACACAGATCTTCATCATGGGTGGAGATACAGAATTCTCAGCTTGTTCTGCCTACAAATTTAATAGTGAAACCTATCAGTGGACTAAAGCAGGAGATGTGACTGCTAAACGAATGAGCTGTCACGCTGTTGCATCTGGTAATAAACTGTTTGTAGTTGGAGGCTATTTTGGGATCCAGAGATGTAAAACGTTAGACTGTTATGACCCAACTCTTGATGCTTGGAACAGCATAACTACAGTACCTTACTCCCTTATTCCTACTGCATTCGTCAGCACATGGAAACATCTCCCGTCCTAA